One uncultured Carboxylicivirga sp. genomic window, TTATGAGCAAAACCATCGTTTTCTTTTTTCTTTTATTCTTTACTGGTCAGATCTTATACGGACAAGCTGATAGCATTACTCCTACCCAAGACAGCTCAAAACTGTTATCTGACACGATTAATCTTAATGTGCTATTAGATATTAGTGAACGCTTGCAGGAGGTGGAACAACAAAGACTAAATGACTCATTGAAAAAACTGGAACTAGAGAAACAAATAAACCGACTTAAAACAACCGACAATCTCGAAAAAGAAGAATTACTAAATCAGTTAAAAACTATTGAACTTGCCGAAAAGCAACGTAAACAGGAAAAAATTGCACACATCGATTCGCTGCGAAAAACAGCCAAAGGCTACCCTATATTAGGAACACTTAACGATACAATATTAAATATCTATTCCAAATTCGGAGCACTTACTGCAAGAGAGAGAGTTGAGAATATTAATAGAAAAATTGAGCAGTTATACGACAACGACTTTTTCAATCCCGACTCCATCCTGATAAACCCTTCTGAGACTTCATTTGATATCATTTATGGTGAAACCATTTTAATGAGTATCTCAGAGATGGATGCTATTTGGTATGGATGTGATATGCATTCATTGGCAAATCAATTAAGAGATTCTATTAGAACTTCTGTTATAGAAGCAAAAAAAGAAACTAAGATTGCCAAGATAATGGTTCGTATTGGGCTGGTAATATTGGTAATTTCGATCACCTGGTTTATAATCTGGTTAATAGGCAAAGGTTATGCCCAATTAATGAATTTGATAATGTTGCAAAAGGAAAAGTGGTTAAAGAATCTAACCTATAAAGATTATACTTTTCTTACCATTGAGCAGCAGATTAAAACTATTGAAATATTAATAAAATTAATACGTTGGTTTACCTATATATTACTGTTATACATAACACTACCAATCGTTTTCAGTATATTTCCATTTTCACGACATTGGGCTGATGCCTTATTTCAACTAATATGGTCACCTTTCAAAGGTATTATTCTTGGTGTTTGGAATTACCTCCCAAATTTATTCAGCATACTGGTTATTTACCTGGTGATGCGCTATGTGATAAAATTTGTAGGATATATTTTTCATGAAATTGAATTAGAAAAATTAAAAATATCTGGCTTTCATGCGGATTGGGCCA contains:
- a CDS encoding mechanosensitive ion channel family protein is translated as MSKTIVFFFLLFFTGQILYGQADSITPTQDSSKLLSDTINLNVLLDISERLQEVEQQRLNDSLKKLELEKQINRLKTTDNLEKEELLNQLKTIELAEKQRKQEKIAHIDSLRKTAKGYPILGTLNDTILNIYSKFGALTARERVENINRKIEQLYDNDFFNPDSILINPSETSFDIIYGETILMSISEMDAIWYGCDMHSLANQLRDSIRTSVIEAKKETKIAKIMVRIGLVILVISITWFIIWLIGKGYAQLMNLIMLQKEKWLKNLTYKDYTFLTIEQQIKTIEILIKLIRWFTYILLLYITLPIVFSIFPFSRHWADALFQLIWSPFKGIILGVWNYLPNLFSILVIYLVMRYVIKFVGYIFHEIELEKLKISGFHADWAMPTYGIIRFLLYAFMFVMIFPSLPGSDSPIFKGVSVFIGILFSLGSSSAISNMIAGLVITYMRPFKIGDRIKIGEVSGDVVEKSMLVTRIKTIKNEMITIPNSSVLTGNTTNFTSIAKENGLIVHTTVTIGYDVPWRNMHEALIEAALKTEMILSEPRPFVLQTSLDDFYVSYQINAFTNEASKQAVIYSTLHQNIQDVCNERGIEILSPHYRAARDGNTTTIPESYRPDNYKPDGFIVNIDKKRKYIKHPHE